A part of Drosophila ananassae strain 14024-0371.13 chromosome 2R, ASM1763931v2, whole genome shotgun sequence genomic DNA contains:
- the LOC6507603 gene encoding vacuolar protein sorting-associated protein VTA1 homolog, which translates to MEFPPCPPSLKSIQHFLKLAQEHDSRDFVIAYWARLYALQVGLKASTQTAEETKLLLAIMDWLEQVKKQYADNEAVTNEVAAQAHIENYALKLFLYADKQDREENFGKNVVKAFYSSGVLYDILQTFGELSEEALHNRKYAKWKAAYIHNCLKNGETPIPGPLPDDDEDEFGGDNTNASAGTPPEEPSALDPPPAPYQLDPAPSDVTPPTAEEILDNPNKLPSPPVEEEKPGGFVPYVPTAQPNPATAATIYQPIVPVAGVQITPDQMITAQKYCKYAGSALNYDDVKTAIENLQKALKLLSTGSE; encoded by the exons ATGGAGTTTCCGCCGTGCCCTCCCTCGCTGAAGTCCATTCAGCACTTCCTGAAACTGGCTCAGGAGCATGATTCGAGAGACTTTGTGATAGCCTATTGGGCGAGACTCTA TGCTCTCCAGGTAGGCTTGAAGGCCTCTACCCAAACTGCAGAGGAAACCAAGTTGCTCTTGG CCATCATGGACTGGCTGGAGCAGGTGAAGAAGCAGTATGCGGACAATGAGGCGGTCACCAACGAAGTAGCTGCCCAGGCTCACATTGAGAACTATGCTCTCAAATTGTTCCTCTACGCCGACAAGCAGGACCGGGAAGAGAATTTCGGCAA AAACGTTGTCAAGGCGTTCTACTCCAGTGGGGTGCTGTACGACATACTCCAGACTTTCGGCGAGTTGAGCGAGGAGGCTTTACACAACCGGAAGTACGCCAAGTGGAAGGCCGCCTACATCCACAATTGCCTGAAGAATGGGGAGACGCCCATTCCGGGGCCGCTTCCGGATGATGACGAAGACGAGTTCGGTGGGGACAACACCAATGCGTCTGCGGGTACCCCTCCAGAAGAGCCGTCAGCTCTAGATCCTCCTCCGGCTCCCTATCAGCTGGACCCGGCGCCCTCGGACGTCACCCCACCCACGGCCGAGGAGATTCTGGATAATCCCAACAAATTGCCCAGCCCACCAGTGGAGGAGGAGAAGCCAGGTGGCTTCGTGCCATACGTGCCCACGGCCCAGCCAAATCCTGCCACAGCCGCTACCATCTACCAGCCCATCGTGCCGGTGGCCGGAGTGCAAATCACGCCGGACCAAATGATTACCGCCCAGAAGTATTGCAAGTATGCCGGCAGCGCCCTAAACTACGATGACGTGAAGACGGCCATCGAGAACCTGCAGAAGGCCCTCAAGTTGCTGAGCACTGGGTCCGAATGA
- the LOC6507450 gene encoding protein brother, whose protein sequence is MHHHQNLPDAATLSGMLPPYEAMAMYEQPKPRFIFKMPRVVPDQRSKFDSDELFRRLSRESEVRYTGYRERAAEERRMRFVNDCRKGYAEISFVASGTNLQLYFNANHNPYTQDQECDFERERGKVHLRSHFIMNGVCVRFRGWVDLDRLDGVANLEFDEPRALQEDAQLREHIESYNQRMTDSKRMYHAPQTPPEDHHGRGGPGIGPGGPIGW, encoded by the coding sequence ATGCACCATCACCAGAACCTCCCAGACGCCGCTACCTTATCGGGAATGCTCCCGCCATACGAGGCTATGGCCATGTACGAACAGCCCAAGCCTCGCTTCATCTTTAAGATGCCCCGCGTGGTGCCCGACCAGCGCTCCAAGTTCGACAGTGACGAACTCTTCCGCCGCCTCAGCCGGGAGAGCGAGGTTCGTTACACGGGCTACCGTGAACGAGCTGCGGAGGAGCGCCGCATGAGATTCGTAAACGACTGCCGGAAGGGGTATGCTGAGATCTCCTTCGTGGCTTCCGGCACTAACCTACAGCTCTACTTCAACGCCAACCACAACCCATATACCCAGGACCAGGAGTGTGATTTTGAGCGGGAACGCGGTAAGGTTCATCTACGCTCGCACTTCATCATGAACGGGGTATGCGTCCGTTTTCGAGGCTGGGTAGACCTAGATCGATTGGACGGAGTAGCCAATCTAGAATTTGATGAGCCTCGAGCCCTGCAGGAGGATGCCCAGCTTCGGGAGCACATCGAAAGCTATAACCAACGGATGACCGACTCAAAGAGGATGTACCATGCTCCTCAGACACCGCCGGAGGACCACCATGGCAGAGGCGGTCCTGGCATAGGACCCGGTGGCCCAATTGGATGGTAG
- the LOC6507451 gene encoding novel acetylcholine receptor chaperone: MPASNTIVLKSLSVLLGLFFIFVGTLKLTPHISKDLYKDLRTEYVKYAKVFPLTALFGLKVPSKWYRRTVGILEIVCGLAMALIPYHKVKNAANITLLVLMLLGIYQHWMVSDPFERSGPALVFTFMLGGRLVVWYQTARLQDEMTTATQPPANGVKQD, translated from the exons ATGCCCGCCTCCAACACGATTGTTCTGAAGAGCCTCTCCGTGCTCTTGGGCCTGTTCTTCATTTTCGTTGGCACCCTCAAGCTCACGCCGCACATCAGCAAGGATCTCTACAAGGACCTG CGCACAGAGTACGTGAAGTATGCCAAAGTATTCCCGCTCACGGCCCTCTTCGGATTGAAAGTACCCTCGAAATGGTATCGACGCACAGTTGGTATCCTGGAGATCGTTTGCGGCCTGGCCATGGCTCTGATTCCCTATC ACAAGGTCAAGAATGCGGCCAACATAACGCTGCtggtgctgatgctgctggGGATCTATCAGCACTGGATGGTTAGCGATCCCTTTGAGCGTTCCGGACCGGCGCTGGTGTTCACCTTTATGTTGGGAGGGCGACTGGTGGTCTGGTACCAGACCGCCCGCCTTCAGGACGAGATGACGACGGCCACTCAGCCGCCAGCGAATGGCGTCAAGCAGGATTAG
- the LOC6507452 gene encoding peroxisomal membrane protein 2 yields MVLSKPLYSLFGSYLEQLFNHPVRTKSITACVLATSANVTSQRLAGAKTLNQHSVFAYGLFGLIFGGSVPHYFYTTVERLFSHDLRFRRFFLFLSERLVYAPTYQALSLFFLALFEGKSPQTAIKNVEKLYWPLLKANWQYLSLFVYLNFAFVPPMFRSISMAIISFIWVVYIAQKRRRFQEKLAAEKATK; encoded by the exons ATGGTTCTCTCCAAGCCGCTGTACTCCCTCTTCGGAAGCTATCTGGAGCAGCTCTTCAATCACCCGGTTAGAACCAAGTCCATCACGGC ATGCGTTCTGGCCACTTCGGCGAACGTAACTTCGCAACGACTGGCGGGGGCCAAGACCTTGAACCAGCACAGCGTTTTCGCCTATGGACTGTTCGGCCTGATCTTCGGGGGCAGTGTCCCCCACTACTTCTACACAACAGTCGAACGATTGTTCAGCCATGATCTACGTTTTAGGAGGTTCTTCCTGTTCTTGTCCGAGCGTCTGGTCTACGCTCCAACCTATCAGGCTCTCTCCTTATTCTTCCTGGCCCTGTTCGAG GGAAAATCTCCCCAGACAGCGATCAAGAACGTGGAGAAGCTGTACTGGCCCCTTCTGAAGGCCAACTGGCAGTACTTGTCCTTGTTCGTGTACCTCAACTTTGCGTTCGTGCCGCCCATGTTCCGGTCGATCAGCATGGCTATTATTTCCTTCATCTGGGTGGTCTACATCGCCCAGAAGCGCCGCCGCTTCCAGGAGAAACTGGCCGCCGAAAAGGCCACCAAATAA